The following is a genomic window from Amaranthus tricolor cultivar Red isolate AtriRed21 chromosome 10, ASM2621246v1, whole genome shotgun sequence.
GAGGTAGAATATTTACGAGTCTCTTAAAAATCGCTcagcttagtttttttttttaatttttaaattaagttatttatTAAGTCAAATGAATTCATGTCAATGTGAAGATCATTAatagatatattttttataatgaaataatgttaaattaaagatattaagatttCAACAAGTACATTGACATGTATGCAAAACTAAATGCAACACCTAAGATGGAACGAAAGAGTAGTTTTTTTGTTATGTTAAAAAGAACTTTCAACTAAATCAACtcaaaatcaaactaaaatcaATTGACTTAGAATGAGTCGCCCTGATCTATTAGAcccaaacaaattttttttgcacatttaaaacatttaaaatttttacaattGAGAAATGATCATTGTTATTGGAAAAATGTAAATTCATCCTTGACATATAAATTTCATAtcgaaaaagataaaaggattTTACTCATTATCACAATGATCATCAGACAACAAAACCTATTCGGCTTTGCCCATCGCTCATTGTAAAACCGACAATCACTATTTATCATCATCGGAATACCAACAATTGCCTCCGAAAAAAGAAGAGAGCAAACTTTTAATCAAAAATCTTTGTGAAAAGGCGTTGTTTAATTAGTTAGATCGAAGTTATTTCAATTCACTTAACTTCCTCACGACTTCCATGTTGAGCAAactacaaaatatattatacaacAGATGATAAGAATACAGTCGATAGATGGATGTCAACAAATCGCGGGTTTGTTTGCTTCCTGTTTATTTCCGGGAAGTTAAAGAGAAATTGTAACTGAACAAAACTAGTGTCTTCCCACCATCCTTAGTCCCTTAATCCTTACCAAGTATACAAAACAATTATTCAATCATTATTCACGCTACTTGTAAATAAGAGCGTCACGACCAGGTCCAACACCTATATAATGAACAGGTACGCCTACTAGTTCTTCAATCCGTTCCACATAGCGACGAGCTGCCAATGGAAGATCAGCATAGTTTCTAACTGATGATATATCAGTCTGCCACCCCGGTAGAAACTCGTATTCCACCTGAACCGataaaacaacaacaatgtcaaagctttAAATCCCACAACAAGGGTGTTTGATAATTGGTCGTTGtcttttttagttggctttttAACCAGCTGAAAGTGTTGGATgttttattggcttttaagctagctgaaaaagCTAGTTgatggagatgtttggtaaattcaaatattgactgttggctgtttattagagaaaaaatgggtcaacaagtcaaaaaccaacaaaaaagcTGACTAGagtaactttttttattttggcttaaaagccatttaccaaatatttttttgtggcTATTTGACCGGCCAAAAGCcaaagtcaaaagtcaaccaaaagcCAATATAAAAGCCAACTACCAAACACCCAATATAAGTTtaactacatgaaccaaaacaatcAAACGTGAATCAATAGAAAAAACAAAAGGAGAACAACTCACCTTCAAACGCTCAAGGACACGCAGATCACCAGGGAATGATTTAATTGGTGTACCATCAACATCCTTGTATGCAACACCCAACTGGATCTCAGGAAGATCAGATAGAACATCTAATTTTGTAAGATTCAGCGAAGAAAAACCGTTAATATCACAGCTAAATTTTAAAGCAACCACATCAAGCCAGCCACAGCGACGAGGACGGCCAGTAGTTGTGCCAAACTCCTGACCAGCAAACCTAAGCAGATCCCCACCCTGACCCAGAATCTCTGTTGGGAACGGACCTGAGCCAACACGGGTTGTGTAAGCCTTCACCTGAAATCAATATAACAGTTAGGAACATAACAAGATCAAACAATGATGCTGATTTTACGAGAAGTTATTTTGTGAAACTTTCTAAGTGCAGCAAATAAAGACCAAATCTTATTTGCTTAGAAGCAAGCAAAAAGCAAGGTGAAATTCCATTctatatgtttatgtttgtgAATTGTGCATGCATACATAAGAGCATAGAATAAAAGTATTAGGGGATGTATAACGACTAGAGATAACTTACTACTCCGATAAGATCACCAACGACTCGAGGAGCAATACCAAGGCCAGTACAGATTCCACCAGCAGACGGGCTAGAAGAAGTTACAAAAGGGTAGGTTCCAAAGTCAATGTCCAGCATAGTAGCCTGACCACCTTCAAccaaaatcttctttttctgcGCGATTGATTCATTCATGACGAAAACAGTATCGGCAATGAATGGCTCTAGTCTCTCAGAAAACCTTTTGTACTTTTCCACTTCTTCCTTGAGCATTTCTGGCCCATAGTGAAAATCCTTGAATCTAGATGCTAAATCTGATAACAAAATTTCGAGCTTTTGAGGAAAAGTATCCATGTGCCTAAGATCACCAACTCGTATGCCATTCCTTATAACCTTGCTTGAATACGCTGGCCCAATGCCTCGCTTTGTTGTGCCAATGAAGGATTTAGCTAGCTCGGTTTCTCTAAGCCCATCCACtacttgatgaaagtcaaacaATAAGTGTGCACGATCAGAAACCAATATACGACCGTCACAAGAGACCCCATTGGATTCAAGGCCGTCAATTTCTTTGAAAAGTCCAGGCAGATGCACCACAACTCCGTTTCCAATCACACATAAAGTTTCCTCATTAAGTATACCAGAAGGAACTAAATGAAGGGCAAACTTTTTACCCTCAGAGTTATAAATTGTATGCCCAGCATTGGCTCCACCCTGACATCAAAGCAACAATAAAACGTTTCAGCAATCACACAAAATTTCCATGAAGGTATTATAGAACTCATAATTTGCGTCTAGTGGGTTCCATCACCCAAATATAATGCTATTACTCCcacaataattttaaattgctTGAACCTATCCGATGAAACTAGATGAGAATACTTGAACTGTACCGGTTAACAAGCAAATGTGAATTGGTAAACATAACAGGAAATACACAAAGTAGATAGAATTACACCATAATAATGAAAAGACGCAAAATCACAAGTACTGATTCTAAGGCTTCTTAACTACTAAAGACCACAACAAAATGCTCCCTAATCCCGAATCCTGTTAGAAAACTCAAGAACTATGCTTGGCACTTCGGCATCAACAATCCGCATTACCCCAAATCCCCAATGCCACCAAAGAGGATTAAGTCAAGATAGGTAGAAATGGATGGAATTATCCAACATACAAGTAACCATATCCTTGCAAGAGAGGATTTTCCCAAAAGATTCATCTACGCCTACAAGCAACTTTCCGAAAACCAAAAGACAATTATATCCTATCATAACTTGAGCGAAAAAGTGTGAATCTTTTATACAATATGATATGAAACAATATCATCAAGATCTTAACCAGTAACTTAATAATATCATATCTATTACCAAACAAATTCTTTTATGAAGAAATTATGGATTATAAGTTTATGACTATCTCATTCTCTCTTACAAACTGTCATTGTTAATCAGTACAATTGTTATCCAAATTCAGTTTACAGTAGAGATAAGCAAATATATCTAGGTGCCTCAAAAGGGTGATCCTTGCTTACAATTGACAAGAAAACAACCATAAGCCAATTCACAACAAATAGCAAACTATAATAATTTAGTCCAACTATTCATCATAACTTAAAGGATGTACAAATAATAGCTGATGAAACAATCCTTCCAAAAGAAAGCTTCCACGCATTATTACCAGGGATATTCATTCGGGTCATTTGTCCTGGTTTCGCAT
Proteins encoded in this region:
- the LOC130826266 gene encoding adenylosuccinate synthetase 2, chloroplastic-like translates to MNPSSTLRIDPNPVSFSGSTHYNLLRASPLCRPFRVSAPFQKAVQCSSLKSTAVNEVSLDSVSRIDGLSQVSGVLGCQWGDEGKGKLVDILAQHFDVVARCQGGANAGHTIYNSEGKKFALHLVPSGILNEETLCVIGNGVVVHLPGLFKEIDGLESNGVSCDGRILVSDRAHLLFDFHQVVDGLRETELAKSFIGTTKRGIGPAYSSKVIRNGIRVGDLRHMDTFPQKLEILLSDLASRFKDFHYGPEMLKEEVEKYKRFSERLEPFIADTVFVMNESIAQKKKILVEGGQATMLDIDFGTYPFVTSSSPSAGGICTGLGIAPRVVGDLIGVVKAYTTRVGSGPFPTEILGQGGDLLRFAGQEFGTTTGRPRRCGWLDVVALKFSCDINGFSSLNLTKLDVLSDLPEIQLGVAYKDVDGTPIKSFPGDLRVLERLKVEYEFLPGWQTDISSVRNYADLPLAARRYVERIEELVGVPVHYIGVGPGRDALIYK